The Polaribacter sp. Q13 sequence TTTTTGTTTGTGTAAAATGTAATTTTGGGTGTAATAAACAAAATGTTCTAGTTATAAAATTTCTGAAAAAGAAATTTTATAACTATTGATTTTTTTTTACAAGTGACTGTGAATCAATTATTTTTTTTTGAAATTATAAAAAACTTCACAAAACTGTTACTTCGACCTTTTGGGAGAAGTCTCATAAAGAGGAGAACGTAAATTGAGCAATATTATGTGATTTCTCCCTTTGGTCCTTTAGATTAGCAAAGTATAATTATTGAGTTTAATTCTTATATTTTAGTCCAATATAGAACTCATGTTTTATAATAAAAAAGAATGGAGTGAACTTTCCTTAAGTCTAGATTTATCAGATCTATATTTCGTATTAGTCTCCATTCTTTTATTTCCGATTACAAAGGACCAAATAGAATTTCAGTTTCGACCTTTTAAAGGTTTTAGTCAACGTAATCATTTTTTACTAACACAAAACAAAATTATGAAAATTAAACAAACTATTGGTATCGACATTAGTAAATTAACCTTTGATGTTCGGATTCACAGTAATCAGTGTTATCAAGCATTTGAGAATAACTTAAAAGGTTTTAAAGCACTTATAAAATGGGTAGAAAAAAACAACTCTATTTCTAAGGAACACACTTTATTTGTTTTGGAACACACAGGTATTTATTCTGAAGAAATCGCATCATTTTTTGATGTAAATAACTTTTATTTCGCATTAATTCCAGGTTTAGAAATAAAGAAATCTCTAGGAATATCAAGAGGAAAAGATGACAAAGTAGATGCTACAAAAATAGCATTATATGGGTATCGATTAAGAGATGAAATTAAACCATATAAACTTCCATCAAAAAACATTCATCAATTAAAACGCCTTTTAACATTAAGAGAAAGGCTAGTGAAACAAAACGCTGGTTATAAAGCAACACTTAAAGAACAGAAAAGAGTTTATACTAGAAAAGAGAATCAACTTCTTTTAGAAACTCAAGAGAAAATGATAAAATATTTTACAAAGCAAATTAAAAGTGTTGAAGCCGAAATGAACAAAATAATTAAGGCTAGTGAACAACTTAAAAAACAATACAAACTAATTGTGAGTATTAAAGGAATTGGTAGTCAAACAGCTTTATTTATGATTGTAACAACCAACGGATTTACAAAGTTTGCTTCTTGGAGAAAGTTTGCTTCTTATTCTGGTATTGCTCCTTTTCCGAATACTTCAGGAACAAGTATAAGAGGGAGAACCAAAGTAAGTAATCTTGCTAATAAAAAAATCAAAAGTCTTTTTGATATGTGTGCAAAATCAGCAATACAATACAATCCAGAAATGAAGCTATTTTATAATCGAAGAGTCGAACAAGGAAAGAATAAAATGAGTACAATTAACATCATTAGAAATAAATTATTATCACGAATTTTTGCAGCTATAAAAAGACAAACTCCTTATGTAAATGTTTTAAAATATGCTGCTTAAAAATTACTAAAATATATTTGGTAGAGTCATAGAATACGAAATGACAAAACTGCAAGTCATCATTTCCGCTTGATATTTTTTTATCAGATGCCTCAATCAGACAGCTTGCGTTACTAAGTTTATTATAGAATTGTCACATCAAGTGATGTTGCTTTTCGCAAAATTGTATCGAGATGTTTTTAAGTTCACGAATGAACTTCTTTTCTAGAAAAAGTAAATAATCCTAAAATAGGACCAATGGCTAATAGCATAAAAATAGCATTAGAATCTGTCATTTCTTTGTAGTTGCTTATTAATTGAATACTTACAATAGTGATTGCAAAACCAATACAATTAACAATGGTCAATGCTGTTCCTTTATTTTTTGACGCTACATTTTGTGCAACTAGAGTAGAAAATAATGGAGAGTCTGTAACAACTACCATTCCCCAGAAAAGTAAAAAGGCAATAAATAGATTTTCATTTGTTAGTTGAAACATCAACGGAGAAATAAGACAACAAATACAAGATAAAAATAAGGCTAAATAAGCAATGTTTTTTGGGCCATATTTTTGTGATAAATAGCCTCCTAAAACACAAGCTAAACTTCCTGTTCCAATAATTATAAAGGATAATAAAGGAATATTAAGTTGGGTGTCTGTATGTGAATTCTCGTAGATTTTTAAAAGAATAGGTACAAAAGTCCAGAAGGTATAGAGTTCCCACATGTGCCCGAAATAACCAAAAGCAGCTTTTCTAAATTTCACATTTTTAAAGATGGAAAAACAAATGGTAATATCTAGCTTTTTTCCGGCAGTTCTATAAGGTCCGTTAGGTACAAAAAGCAACATTAATAATCCGCCAAAAGCGGCTAAAACAGAAATTGATGTAATAATTGTTTTCCAAGAATAGGAATGCATCATGTCTTTTAATAGGTGAGGTAAAGCAGTACCTAAAACCAATGCGCCAACTAAAAAGCCTAAAGATTTACCCAGGCCTTTATCAAAATAATCTGTCGCAATTTTCATACCTACAGGATAAATTCCTGCCAAGAAAAAACCAGTTAGAAATCGCATACCTATTAGCGAGAAAAAAGTTTGATTATCGAAAATAAGTCTCCAATTAAAAAACGCACCTAAAATTGCACAGAAAAAAAACACTTTAGATGGGGGAAATCGGTCTGCAATGGTAAACAAAGCAAAGACTAAAGTCCCCATAATAAAACCAAATTGTACTGCAGATGTTAAATAGCCTAGCGCAATAGTACTTAAGTTAAAACTGATTACTAAATCTGTCATTACACCGTTGCTTGCAAACCATAAAGAAGTGCAACAAAACTGAGAAATAATGATTATTGGAAGAATATGTTTTGAGTGGCTCATATAGAAAAGCGAAAGTACCAAAAAGCAGGTAATAATCAATTAAAAAATGTTTTGCCACTTCATTAGAATTTCTATCTTTGATATTGATGAAAAAAGTAAAAATCATAGAATGTCCGCGTGATGCAATGCAAGGAATAAAAAGCCATTTTATTTCTACAGAAAAAAAAGCATTGTATATTAACTCACTCTTAAAAGTAGGATTTGATACTATTGATTTTGGCAGCTTTGTTTCACCAAAAGCAATTCCGCAAATGCGAGATACTGCAGCTGTTTTGTCTAAATTAGATTTGTCTAGAACGCAAAGTAAATTGTTAGCAATTATAGCCAATGTAAGAGGTGCAAACGATGCTTCTCAGTTTGAAGAAATCGATTATTTAGGATATCCTTTTTCTATTTCAGAAAACTTTCAAATGCGTAATACGCATAAAACAATACAAGAATCTATAGAAACGTTAGATGCCATTTTAAATATTGCAGATAAAACCAATAAAGAAGTAGTGGCGTATTTGTCTATGGGTTTTGGTAATCCGTATGGAGATCCTTGGAATGTGGAGGTTGTAGGAGAGTGGACCGATAAATTGTCTTCTATGGGCGTTAAAATTTTATCACTTTCCGATACTGTAGGGAGTTCAACACCAGAAGTAATCGACTATTTGTTTTCTAATTTAATTCCGCAGTATCCATCTATAGAGTTTGGCGCACATTTACACACCACTCCAGATAAATGGCACGAAAAAGTAGATGCAGCTTTTAAAGCTGGATGCCATCGTTTTGATGGTGCCATTAAAGGTTATGGAGGTTGCCCAATGGCAAAAGATGAGTTGACTGGTAATATGCCAACAGAAAAGTTATTGAGTTATTTTACCACGCATAAAGCAGATACAAATTTAAAACCCATGAGTTTTGAAAGTGCTTATAACAAGGCTTTAGAGACTTTTTAATAAGTAAAGAATAATTACCTTTATAGGTTAACAGTAAGCTAAAAGGCATAATTCCCTAATCAGAATCTGATTTTTTTTTGAATAAAACAACAGACTGAAAATGGAAACACTTAATTAACTTATTACTATTTCTGTAACTCAAAATTAATTCGGATTAATACCATTTATCACTTACATTTTTAATTTCTTCTTTTGCATCGGCTATCATTTGTTCAGATTTGTCTGCATATTGTATCATACCAAATTTATTGATAGCTTCAGCAGGAATCCCAAGAAAATCAAAAGCTGTTATTAAAAAAGGAGTTGCAAAATTAACACTTTTATAAGGTTCCATTCCAAAATCACTTCCACTTGTCATTAATATCAAAGCTTTTGTATTTTTACAGAATCCTTGAACACCAGTTTCTGTATATCCAAAAGTTTTTCCAGCTTGTATGACAGCATCAAACCAAGCTTTAACTGTTGCAGGAATTGAAAAATTGTACATCGGACTCGCCAAAACAACATAATCTGTATCCAATAATTGTTGCATCATTTTATCATTTTTGGCTAAAATTTTCTGTTGTTCATCCGTAAGTGCTACACCACCAAAATTTCTATTTACATAAAGATTCAAATTTTCTTTTAATAATAAATCTGGAGCTTCTTCTGCTAAATCAACAAATGTTATTTCTGTTTTGTTTTGATTGTTTTCTATAAAGAAATCAAGCATTTTTTTTGTATTGGAATTATCTCTTGGAGTATAACTTAAAATTAATGTTTTTTTCATTTTAATATTCTTTGATTATTATGAACAAATTTATGTTAAATTTGCTATATAAAGTATACTACTATACTAAAGTATATCGATATGCTTTGGTATAGTAAAGTATTAAGACGAATCTAAAGATGGATAAAAAAAAGAGTGAAATGAATATATATACTCCAACAGAATGTAAAAAATTTATTCTTCCTGTTCGAGATGTTATAGACATAATTGGAGGAAAATGGAGATTACCAATTATTATAGCGCTATCTTTTAAAGTTCATAGATTTAAAGAATTAGAGCGCCAAATTGAAGGAATAACCCCAAGAATGTTATCCAAGGAATTGAAGGAGTTAGAAATAAATGGATTAATAAACAGAGAGGTATTTAACGCTATGCCTGTCTCTGTTGAATATAGCCTTACGGATTACGGAAAATCATTAGATAAAGTAATTGAAACAATGAGAGATTGGGGATTAACCCATCGAAACAAAATAAGAAATGAATAAAAACGATGCTTATTTTTAATTTAAACGTATCTATAATATGTAAAAATAAATTACTTTCAGAATATTTCTTATTTTATATATTGCATCAAAAAGAATTCAGACATGAAATTATCAAAGCTATTTTTATATTTTTTAGGAATCACAATTTTAGCATCTTGCTCTAAAGATGATGATAAAATAGACTTTACTTTTTTACAGTTAAATGATGTGTACGAAATTGCCCCTATACAAGGAGGAGAATTCGGAGGAATGGAAAGAGTAGAAACGGTACACAAACAATTATTGGAAGAAAATAAAAACACCATGCTTTTTATGGCTGGCGATTTTTTGAATCCGTCTTTATTAGGAACCATTAAAATTGATGGAGAAAGAATTCAAGGGAAACAAATGGTAGAAGTAATGAATGCCATGAACTTCGATTTGGTTGCTTTTGGAAACCATGAGTTTGATGTTTCTAAAGTGGCCCTTCAAAAAAGATTAAACGAAAGTAATTTTCCTTGGATTTCTGCCAACGTAAAATTAAAAACAAAAGAGGCTGCAATTCCTTTTTACAAAGAAGTTAATGGTCATAAAGAGCATGTGGGAGAAACTTTTATCAAAGAATTTTCAGATGAAGATGGTACCAAAATAAAAGTAGGTTTTATAAGTGTTTGTATTCCATCCAATCCAAAGGATTTTGTAGAATATGGAAGTATGTTTGTAAAAGCAAGAGCCTCTTATGCAGCTATAAAAGATTCTGTAGATGTGGTTTTTGGGTTAACGCATGTAGCTTTAGAAGATGACAAAAAAATTGCAAAGATAATTCCAGACCTACCATTAATTATGGGAGGACATGAGCATACCAATAGTAATGATTTTGTTGGAAATGTGCAAATTTCTAAAGCAGATGCCAATGCAAAAACAGTGTATATTCATCGAATTTCTTATGATAAGAAAACAAAGAAAGCGGTGGCTACATCAGAATTAAAAGAAATCAATGCTACCGTTAAACCGGATGAAAAAGTAGCCAAAATTGTATCGAAATGGCAAACAATTTTAACTTCAAAAATTACTGAGATTATAAAAAATCCAGAGGAAGTTATTTTTGAAGCTAAAACACCGTTAGACGGAAGAGATGCTTCAATTAGAAGTACACAAACAAATTTAGGAGAAATCATTACCCAATCTATGTCTTTTGCTTATAATGATAAAGTGGACTGTGCTCTTGTAAATGGCGGTTCTATAAGAATTGATGATGAATTGAGTGGGCATATAACACCTGTAGATATTTTTAGAGTGTTGCCTTATGGTGGAGCAATTTTAAAAGTTAAAATAAAAGGAGGGCTACTAAAAAGAGTGTTAGATTATGGTAATAAAGCAAAAGGTACAGGTGCTTATTTACAGCGTTTTAATGCTGAAAAAATAGGAGAGAAGTGGTTGATTAAAAACGAAGAATTAAACATTAATAAAACCTATAGCGTTGCCTTTTCTGATTATTTATTAAAAGGTTTTGATATTCCTTTTTTATCCAAAGAAAATAAAGAAGTTTTAAATATTTATACGCCTATTGAATCTGAACTTTCTTACGATATTAGAAAGGCAGTAATTTCTTATTTGAAATCATTATAATTATAATACTCATTTATTTAAACTAAATCTAAATAAACTTTGTGTAAGTCAATATGAATTTTATATTTGCAGAAAAATAAGAATCTATTTATATTTAATCTAAATAAAATGAAAAAAGTAATTCTATCATTAGCAATTGTAGCAACATTAATATCTTGTAGTAATAATGATAACGATACCGACAACCCAACAGTTGCTCCTGCTACTTATAGTTTTGAAAGAAACGCTGCTACAACAGTAGATTTTAACGGACAAACGACTAGAATTGAAATGGGAGGTGAGTTTATTACAGCTCTTGTAAATACTACAGAAACGGTTGCTACTTTAAATGGAAAGTTTGGACATTCTGCTGGAGATGCCGATTTTTCAGATGCCGATTTAAACGCTTCTTCAAAAAGCCTTAGAAGTAAAACTGCTGCATCTACAGATTTTTATGCTGCAAATACTACGGAAGCTGCTGTTATTAAAGCGGAGTTTGACGGTTGGATTGCTGCACAAGTAGATGATGTTTTTCCTAATTGGAATACGGATGCTGCTGCAGGTGTTGCAGGGAAAATTCAACAAGCTGGTGGTGGTTCTCTAAGATATGTAAATGAAAAAGGTATTGAGTACAACCAACTAATAGCTAAAAGTTTAATTGGTGGTTTAATGGTAGATCAAATATTAAATAACTATTTAAGTACTGCTGTTTTAGATGCAGGAACAAATAAGGCAGATAATGATGCAGATGTTTTTTTAGATGGTGAAAATTACACTTCTATGGAACATAAATGGGATGAAGCTTTTGGTTATTTATATGGTAACGAAGATAATATTGCTGCACCAACATATGAAGCAGATAAATTTTTAAATGAGTATGTAGGTAAAGTTTTAGAAAACACCAACTTTTCTAGCATAGGTAGAGATATTTACAATGCATTTAAATTAGGAAGAGCTGCTATTTCAGAAAAAGATTACACAACAAGAGATGCACAGATAGTAATTTTAAAAGAAAAAATTTCTACTGTTATTGCAGTAAGAGGGATTCATTATTTACAAAGCGGAAAAGCAAATTTAAGTATAGATAAAGCATCTGCTTTCCATGCACTTTCAGAAGGTTTAGGTTTTGTATATAGTTTACAATTTACTAGAAAACCAAATTCTACAGAAGCTTATTTTACAAAAGCAGAAGTAGATGGCTTTATGACTAAGTTACAAGCTGGTAATGGTTTTTGGGATGTAACAGATGCAACTATAGATGAAGTTTCTACAGCTATTGCAGCAAAATTTAGCTTCACTTTAGCAGAAGCATCATTATAATTGAATTTGAGGTAATTAAATAGGAAAAAGCAATCGTAAATGGTTGCTTTTTCCTATTTTTGTATCTTTATTTAGAATAAATAGAAATAACATGTTTAGAAAAATTTTACTCCTTTTAGTTTCAATTAGTGTAGTTTATAGCTGCTCAACCTCTGAAGAAGGAGAGCCAACAGTAAAAGATAGTTTTGATAGAGCTGCAATGCTCACTAATATTGCAGATAACATTATTATACCAGCGTATAATGATTTTAGTTCTAAAATGTCAGCTTTAAAAACATCAGGAGAAACGTTTACTACCAATCCAAATCAAGCTAATTTAGAAGCATTAAGAACTTCTTGGTTGGCCGCATACAAAACTTGGCAACACGTAGAAATGTTTAATATTGGTAAAGCAGAAGAGCTACAATATTCTTTTTATATGAATATTTACCCATTAACGGTTACAGACGTTGAAACAAACATTTCTAGTGGAGTGTATGATTTAGATAGTGCTAATAACCATGATGCACAAGGTTTCCCTGCGTTAGACTATTTATTGTACGGCGTTGCAGATACAGATGCCGCTATTCTTGCAAAGTTTACTACAGATTCAAATGCTATTGGTTACAAAAAGTACATAACAGATGTTCTAAACCAAATGGATAGCTTAACAGCACAGGTTGTGACAGATTGGGCTACGTTTAGAAGTGAATTTATTGCAAGTGTTTCTAATACCGTTACAAGTGCAGTAAATATGTTGATAAATGATTACATATATTACTATGAAAAAGGCTTAAGAGCGAATAAGATTGGAACTCCAGTTGGTAATTTTTCTCCAACTCCTTTACCAGAAAAAGTAGAAGGTTACTATAGTAAAGTCTACTCTAAGGAATTGGCTTTAGAAGCATTAACAGCTGTAGAAAACCTATTTGAAGGAAAATCGTATAATTCTAATACATCAGGAATTGGTTTTAGTAATTATTTAATTGAATTAGACAGAGCTGATATTTCTACAAGTATTATCAATCAAAATACAGTTGCTAAAGCACAGATTAATACATTAAATGCTAACTTTTACGAGCAAATAAACACTAACGATGTTGCCATGAGAAAGGCGTATGATGAATTGCAAAAAGTGGTAGTTTTATTAAAAGTAGATATGTTGCAAGCTTTTAATATAAGTGTAGATTATGTTGATGCAGACGGAGATTAAAACAGATATAATAAACTAAAATACACCCTGAAAATTTATACATAAATAAGTTTTCAGGTTTTTTTATTTTGATGAAATTTTTAAATTACAATTTTAAAGAACAAACAAATGCAGCTCCTTTAGCTGTTTTTCGTTTGTTTTTTGGTTTAATGATGTTTGCTAGTATTGTTCGGTTTTGGGCAAATGGTTGGATTGAAACGCTGTATATAGAACCAAAATTTCATTTTACGTATTATGGCTTCAATTGGATAAAACCAATTGGTGATTACACCTACTTATTGTTTATTATTTGTGGTTTATCCGCCCTTTTTATAGCGTTTGGTTATAAATATAGATTGGCAATAATTACATTTTTTCTATCTTTTACATATGTAGAATTTATGGATAAAACCACATACTTAAATCATTATTATTTTATTACGGTTCTTAGTTTTGTATTGATTTTTTTACCCGCAAATGCTACTTTTTCTGTTGATAATTTAAGAACTAAAAAGAAATATACAAACATACCCAAATGGCCGATTGATATTATTAAAATCCTTTTAGGCGTTGTATATTTTTATGCTGGTTTGGCAAAACTAAATTCAGATTGGTTGTTTAGAGCAATGCCTTTAAAAATATGGTTGCCATCAAAATATGACCTTCCTTTAATTGGTAATAATTTTATGCAACAAGAATGGTTTCATTTTGCCATGAGTTGGTCTGGTATGTTGTACGATTTAACAATTCCGTTTTTGTTATTGTATAAAAGAACAAGAGTTTTTGCGTTTGTTCTAGTGGTCTTTTTCCATGTTTTTACAAGGGTTTTGTTTCCAATTGGTATGTTTCCTTTTGTAATGATTATTTCTACATTGATATTTTTTGAGGCTGGTTTTCATCAGAAAATAATAAATTTTATAAAAAGATATTTCTTAAATGTCAGTTCGAGTGATTTTGAGGAACGAAAAATTGTATCGAGAACTAGTGTAATTATCGAAAAACATTATCAATTTTCAAAAACCAATAGAAAAATATTAATTCCGTTTTTAAGTGTTTTCTTAATCATTCAATTGCTATTGCCTTTTAGGTCTTTATTGTATCCTGGTGAATTATTTTGGACAGAAGAAGGCTACCGTTTTTCTTGGCGGGTAATGTTAATGGAAAAGGCAGGAATGACAACCTTTAGGGTGGTAGATACAAAAACAGGCCGTTCTTTTATGGTGGATAATAAAGATTTTTTAACCACATTTCAAGAAAAACAAATGAGTTATCAACCTGATTTTATTTTAGAATATGTGCATTATTTAGGCGATCATTTTAAAAGTCAGGGACATAAAAATATTGCTATTTTTGCAGAAAGTTACGTCGCCTTAAACGGACGATTAAGCACAAGGTACATCAACCCAAAGGTAGATTTGTATCAACAAAAAGAAAGCTTTAAACACAAAGATTGGATTATTCCGTTTTCATCAAAAATAAAAATTAAAGGACTTTAAGTATATGAAATTTAGAATCGTTTTTATCATTCTTACCTTATTACAAACGGCAATTTACAGTCAGTACAAAGTATCGGGAACCGTAGTTTCTGATGAAAATAAAGCATTAAAAAATGTAGAAATTTATAATGAATCTGGCGGATTATTAACACAAACAGACGCTTTAGGGAAATTTTCTTTTTCTGTTGATAAAGAAAAAGTTTCTCTTGTATTTTATGTTGATAATTTTAAAGTAGAACGCACCGTTTTAAAGTCTGATGCTTATACAGATGTAAAAATTGTTTTAAACTCGTTTTCAGAACAATTATCAGAAATTGAAATTAAAGCCAGAAAACGTAAGGTTTTTGAGCTAAAAAGATTGAAAGATGTAGAAGGAACTTCCATTTTTGCAGGTAAAAAAACAGAAGTCGTTTTGGTAAATCAATCAGCGGCTGCTTTATCAACAAATAATGCACGTCAGATTTTTAATCAAGTTGCAGGTTTAAATATTTACCAAAATGATGATGCTGGTTTGCAATTAAATATTGGAGGTAGAGGTTTAGATC is a genomic window containing:
- a CDS encoding IS110 family transposase, whose translation is MKIKQTIGIDISKLTFDVRIHSNQCYQAFENNLKGFKALIKWVEKNNSISKEHTLFVLEHTGIYSEEIASFFDVNNFYFALIPGLEIKKSLGISRGKDDKVDATKIALYGYRLRDEIKPYKLPSKNIHQLKRLLTLRERLVKQNAGYKATLKEQKRVYTRKENQLLLETQEKMIKYFTKQIKSVEAEMNKIIKASEQLKKQYKLIVSIKGIGSQTALFMIVTTNGFTKFASWRKFASYSGIAPFPNTSGTSIRGRTKVSNLANKKIKSLFDMCAKSAIQYNPEMKLFYNRRVEQGKNKMSTINIIRNKLLSRIFAAIKRQTPYVNVLKYAA
- a CDS encoding nitrate/nitrite transporter; the encoded protein is MSHSKHILPIIIISQFCCTSLWFASNGVMTDLVISFNLSTIALGYLTSAVQFGFIMGTLVFALFTIADRFPPSKVFFFCAILGAFFNWRLIFDNQTFFSLIGMRFLTGFFLAGIYPVGMKIATDYFDKGLGKSLGFLVGALVLGTALPHLLKDMMHSYSWKTIITSISVLAAFGGLLMLLFVPNGPYRTAGKKLDITICFSIFKNVKFRKAAFGYFGHMWELYTFWTFVPILLKIYENSHTDTQLNIPLLSFIIIGTGSLACVLGGYLSQKYGPKNIAYLALFLSCICCLISPLMFQLTNENLFIAFLLFWGMVVVTDSPLFSTLVAQNVASKNKGTALTIVNCIGFAITIVSIQLISNYKEMTDSNAIFMLLAIGPILGLFTFSRKEVHS
- a CDS encoding hydroxymethylglutaryl-CoA lyase — protein: MKKVKIIECPRDAMQGIKSHFISTEKKALYINSLLKVGFDTIDFGSFVSPKAIPQMRDTAAVLSKLDLSRTQSKLLAIIANVRGANDASQFEEIDYLGYPFSISENFQMRNTHKTIQESIETLDAILNIADKTNKEVVAYLSMGFGNPYGDPWNVEVVGEWTDKLSSMGVKILSLSDTVGSSTPEVIDYLFSNLIPQYPSIEFGAHLHTTPDKWHEKVDAAFKAGCHRFDGAIKGYGGCPMAKDELTGNMPTEKLLSYFTTHKADTNLKPMSFESAYNKALETF
- a CDS encoding FMN-dependent NADH-azoreductase, with translation MKKTLILSYTPRDNSNTKKMLDFFIENNQNKTEITFVDLAEEAPDLLLKENLNLYVNRNFGGVALTDEQQKILAKNDKMMQQLLDTDYVVLASPMYNFSIPATVKAWFDAVIQAGKTFGYTETGVQGFCKNTKALILMTSGSDFGMEPYKSVNFATPFLITAFDFLGIPAEAINKFGMIQYADKSEQMIADAKEEIKNVSDKWY
- a CDS encoding helix-turn-helix domain-containing protein, translated to MNIYTPTECKKFILPVRDVIDIIGGKWRLPIIIALSFKVHRFKELERQIEGITPRMLSKELKELEINGLINREVFNAMPVSVEYSLTDYGKSLDKVIETMRDWGLTHRNKIRNE
- a CDS encoding bifunctional UDP-sugar hydrolase/5'-nucleotidase, with protein sequence MKLSKLFLYFLGITILASCSKDDDKIDFTFLQLNDVYEIAPIQGGEFGGMERVETVHKQLLEENKNTMLFMAGDFLNPSLLGTIKIDGERIQGKQMVEVMNAMNFDLVAFGNHEFDVSKVALQKRLNESNFPWISANVKLKTKEAAIPFYKEVNGHKEHVGETFIKEFSDEDGTKIKVGFISVCIPSNPKDFVEYGSMFVKARASYAAIKDSVDVVFGLTHVALEDDKKIAKIIPDLPLIMGGHEHTNSNDFVGNVQISKADANAKTVYIHRISYDKKTKKAVATSELKEINATVKPDEKVAKIVSKWQTILTSKITEIIKNPEEVIFEAKTPLDGRDASIRSTQTNLGEIITQSMSFAYNDKVDCALVNGGSIRIDDELSGHITPVDIFRVLPYGGAILKVKIKGGLLKRVLDYGNKAKGTGAYLQRFNAEKIGEKWLIKNEELNINKTYSVAFSDYLLKGFDIPFLSKENKEVLNIYTPIESELSYDIRKAVISYLKSL
- a CDS encoding DUF4856 domain-containing protein — protein: MKKVILSLAIVATLISCSNNDNDTDNPTVAPATYSFERNAATTVDFNGQTTRIEMGGEFITALVNTTETVATLNGKFGHSAGDADFSDADLNASSKSLRSKTAASTDFYAANTTEAAVIKAEFDGWIAAQVDDVFPNWNTDAAAGVAGKIQQAGGGSLRYVNEKGIEYNQLIAKSLIGGLMVDQILNNYLSTAVLDAGTNKADNDADVFLDGENYTSMEHKWDEAFGYLYGNEDNIAAPTYEADKFLNEYVGKVLENTNFSSIGRDIYNAFKLGRAAISEKDYTTRDAQIVILKEKISTVIAVRGIHYLQSGKANLSIDKASAFHALSEGLGFVYSLQFTRKPNSTEAYFTKAEVDGFMTKLQAGNGFWDVTDATIDEVSTAIAAKFSFTLAEASL
- a CDS encoding imelysin family protein produces the protein MFRKILLLLVSISVVYSCSTSEEGEPTVKDSFDRAAMLTNIADNIIIPAYNDFSSKMSALKTSGETFTTNPNQANLEALRTSWLAAYKTWQHVEMFNIGKAEELQYSFYMNIYPLTVTDVETNISSGVYDLDSANNHDAQGFPALDYLLYGVADTDAAILAKFTTDSNAIGYKKYITDVLNQMDSLTAQVVTDWATFRSEFIASVSNTVTSAVNMLINDYIYYYEKGLRANKIGTPVGNFSPTPLPEKVEGYYSKVYSKELALEALTAVENLFEGKSYNSNTSGIGFSNYLIELDRADISTSIINQNTVAKAQINTLNANFYEQINTNDVAMRKAYDELQKVVVLLKVDMLQAFNISVDYVDADGD
- a CDS encoding HTTM domain-containing protein — encoded protein: MKFLNYNFKEQTNAAPLAVFRLFFGLMMFASIVRFWANGWIETLYIEPKFHFTYYGFNWIKPIGDYTYLLFIICGLSALFIAFGYKYRLAIITFFLSFTYVEFMDKTTYLNHYYFITVLSFVLIFLPANATFSVDNLRTKKKYTNIPKWPIDIIKILLGVVYFYAGLAKLNSDWLFRAMPLKIWLPSKYDLPLIGNNFMQQEWFHFAMSWSGMLYDLTIPFLLLYKRTRVFAFVLVVFFHVFTRVLFPIGMFPFVMIISTLIFFEAGFHQKIINFIKRYFLNVSSSDFEERKIVSRTSVIIEKHYQFSKTNRKILIPFLSVFLIIQLLLPFRSLLYPGELFWTEEGYRFSWRVMLMEKAGMTTFRVVDTKTGRSFMVDNKDFLTTFQEKQMSYQPDFILEYVHYLGDHFKSQGHKNIAIFAESYVALNGRLSTRYINPKVDLYQQKESFKHKDWIIPFSSKIKIKGL